Proteins co-encoded in one Dasypus novemcinctus isolate mDasNov1 chromosome 18, mDasNov1.1.hap2, whole genome shotgun sequence genomic window:
- the LOC101418045 gene encoding dynein light chain Tctex-type 1: MEDYQAAEETAFVVDEVSNIVKESIESAIGGKAYQHSKVNQWTTSVVEQTLSQLTKLGKPFKYIVTCVIMQKNGGGLHTASSCFWDSSTDGSCTVRWENKTMYCIVSAFGLSI; this comes from the coding sequence ATGGAGGACTACCAGGCGGCGGAGGAGACTGCTTTTGTTGTTGATGAAGTAAGCAACATTGTAAAAGAGTCCATAGAAAGTGCCATCGGGGGCAAGGCTTACCAGCACAGCAAAGTGAACCAGTGGACGACGAGCGTCGTGGAGCAGACGCTGAGCCAGCTCACCAAGCTGGGGAAGCCGTTCAAGTACATCGTGACCTGTGTCATCATGCAGAAGAACGGAGGCGGGCTGCACACGGCCAGCTCCTGCTTCTGGGACAGCTCCACCGACGGAAGCTGCACCGTGAGGTGGGAGAACAAGACCATGTACTGCATCGTCAGTGCCTTCGGACTCTCCATCTAG